One region of Oncorhynchus mykiss isolate Arlee chromosome 8, USDA_OmykA_1.1, whole genome shotgun sequence genomic DNA includes:
- the LOC110529530 gene encoding TGF-beta-activated kinase 1 and MAP3K7-binding protein 2 isoform X4, producing the protein MAQGSHQIDIQVLHDLRQKFPEVPEGVVSQCVLHNNNNLDACCEYLSQVSPGYLYSKGGKLNYTDDPSFIRFRNPMTQLNLGLQSQSQNVHATPGRDGLRMNGSRTLSHSLSLSDGPLQTGQPPNSDFFQQEPQSAPVQVPASLNVFGVMEPTRKTQPPQHLGLYQLGGKGQSMGQHGQQMPRFNPITVTLAPNIQTGRNTPTSLHIHGGPHTQSGLSSPQGNSIYIRPYVTQPSGTTRQSQQQLQQQAGRAQYSPTSQPQQQIYQISHPTSLPGSWTGPSSQQHQHGSSHTSQHQSQGHQTSHVYMPISSPTNPQAPSSILQAPSGGQGSSSGASSSGMPLGMSSFSQYNIQNISTGPRKNQIEIKLESPQRSNSTTTTAMLRTSSGPRSNSSTSSSCPSSSSSVGAAPGPTTTPLSIGGPGLSRSQPTVYISASPPTVAATTPSEEANMSSSGSRSQPKFYITANNDDGGGRNPPTVYISAQPPPHGSQGPRNMGGQVSMGPAYIHHHPPKSRASMGGAGTATSPRVVVTQPNTKYTFKITVSPNKPPAVSPGVVSPTFEATNLLSLPSDHHFVEPDPHHLSDPLSVHRERPSEPRRLSMGSDDAAYTQALLVHQKARMDRLWHELELKKKKLEKLKEEVNEMENDLTRRRLERSNSQSQIPSIEEMQQLRCNNRILQIDIDCLTKEIDLLQTKGPHFNPSAIHNFYDNIGFLGPVPPKPKESSSKSVKTVADQEEDEGTQWSCTACTFLNHPALNRCEQCEFPRHF; encoded by the exons ATGGCCCAGGGAAGCCACCAGATTGACATTCAGGTTTTGCACGACCTGCGCCAGAAGTTCCCTGAAGTTCCAGAGGGTGTTGTTTCCCAGTGTGTTCTGCAT AATAACAACAATTTGGACGCCTGTTGTGAGTACCTGTCTCAAGTAAGCCCAGGCTACTTGTACAGCAAAGGAGGCAAACTCAACTACACTGACGACCCCAGCTTCATCAGGTTCCGGAATCCCATGACCCAGCTGAACCTGGGCCTGCAGTCTCAGTCTCAGAATGTGCATGCGACCCCGGGAAGGGACGGCCTGAGGATGAACGGCAGCAGGACACTGTCCCACAGTCTTAGCCTGAGTGACGGGCCCCTACAGACAGGACAGCCCCCGAATAGTGACTTCTTCCAGCAGGAGCCCCAGTCAGCCCCGGTGCAGGTGCCCGCCAGCCTCAATGTGTTTGGCGTGATGGAGCCCACGCGCAAGACCCAGCCGCCCCAGCACCTGGGACTCTACCAGCTGGGGGGGAAAGGACAATCCATGGGCCAACATGGCCAGCAGATGCCCCGCTTCAACCCCATCACCGTCACCCTGGCCCCCAACATCCAGACGGGTCGCAACACCCCCACCTCTTTGCACATACACGGCGGGCCCCATACACAGTCCGGCTTGAGCAGTCCACAGGGTAACTCTATCTACATAAGGCCTTACGTGACCCAGCCCAGCGGTACAACCCGGCAAAGCCAGCAGCAGCTTCAGCAGCAGGCAGGAAGGGCCCAGTACAGCCCCACCTCCCAACCCCAGCAGCAGATCTACCAGATCTCCCATCCCACCTCACTACCTGGCTCCTGGACAGGCCCTTCATCCCAGCAGCACCAGCACGGCTCCTCACATACCTCACAGCACCAGTCACAGGGCCACCAGACCTCCCATGTCTACATGCCCATCAGCTCCCCCACCAACCCACAGgccccctcctctatcctccaggCCCCCTCTGGAGGTCAGGGCTCCTCTTCTGGTGCCTCCTCCTCTGGCATGCCCTTAGGCATGTCCTCCTTCAGCCAGTACAACATCCAGAACATCTCCACCGGACCGCGCAAGAACCAGATAGAGATCAAACTTGAATCTCCTCAGAGGAGCAACTCCACCACGACCACGGCCATGCTGCGCACCAGCAGTGGCCCCCGCTCcaactcctccacctcctcctcctgcccctcatcctcctcctctgtcgGGGCAGCACCTGGCCCAACCACCACCCCCCTGTCCATCGGAGGCCCAGGTCTGAGCCGCAGCCAGCCCACTGTTTACATCTCTGCCAGCCCGCCCACTGTTGCTGCTACCACCCCCTCTGAAGAGGCCAACATGTCCTCATCCGGCTCTCGCTCCCAGCCCAAGTTTTACATTACTGCTAATAACGATGACGGTGGGGGCAGAAACCCTCCAACTGTCTACATCTCTGCTCAACCACCTCCGCACGGGTCCCAGGGGCCCCGCAATATGGGGGGCCAGGTGAGCATGGGCCCCGCCTACATCCACCACCACCCACCCAAGTCCCGCGCGTCTATGGGAGGGGCAGGCACAGCCACCTCGCCCCGAGTGGTGGTCACCCAGCCCAACACCAAGTACACTTTCAAAATCACCGTGTCCCCCAACAAGCCCCCAGCAGTGTCCCCCGGCGTCGTGTCCCCCACCTTTGAGGCTACCAACCTCCTCAGCCTCCCCTCGGACCACCATTTTGTGGAGCCTGACCCACATCATCTCTCAGACCCACTGTCTGTACACAGGGAGAGGCCCAGCGAGCCACGCAGACTCAGCATGGGCTCAGATGACGCAGCATACACACAAG CCCTGTTGGTTCACCAGAAGGCCCGCATGGACCGGCTGTGGCATGAGCTGGAGCTGAAGAAGAAGAAGCTAGAGAAGCTAAAAGAGGAAGTCAACGAGATGGAGAACGATCTGACCAGGAGACGGCTAGAACGATCCAACTCCCAGTCCCAAATCCCCTCG ATTGAGGAAATGCAGCAGTTGCGATGCAACAACAGGATACTGCAGATCGACATTGACTGCTTAACTAAAGAAATCGATCTCCTTCAAACAAAAG GACCACACTTTAATCCCAGCGCCATTCATAACTTCTATGACAACATTGGATTCCTAGGTCCTGTCCCACCCAAACCCAAAG agTCGAGCAGTAAGAGCGTTAAGACTGTAGCAGACCAGGAGGAAGACGAGGGGACGCAGTGGAGCTGCACGGCCTGCACCTTCCTCAACCACCCCGCCCTCAACCGCTGTGAACAGTGCGAGTTCCCACGGCACTTCTGA
- the LOC110529530 gene encoding TGF-beta-activated kinase 1 and MAP3K7-binding protein 2 isoform X2: protein MAQGSHQIDIQVLHDLRQKFPEVPEGVVSQCVLHNNNNLDACCEYLSQVSPGYLYSKGGKLNYTDDPSFIRFRNPMTQLNLGLQSQSQNVHATPGRDGLRMNGSRTLSHSLSLSDGPLQTGQPPNSDFFQQEPQSAPVQVPASLNVFGVMEPTRKTQPPQHLGLYQLGGKGQSMGQHGQQMPRFNPITVTLAPNIQTGRNTPTSLHIHGGPHTQSGLSSPQGNSIYIRPYVTQPSGTTRQSQQQLQQQAGRAQYSPTSQPQQQIYQISHPTSLPGSWTGPSSQQHQHGSSHTSQHQSQGHQTSHVYMPISSPTNPQAPSSILQAPSGGQGSSSGASSSGMPLGMSSFSQYNIQNISTGPRKNQIEIKLESPQRSNSTTTTAMLRTSSGPRSNSSTSSSCPSSSSSVGAAPGPTTTPLSIGGPGLSRSQPTVYISASPPTVAATTPSEEANMSSSGSRSQPKFYITANNDDGGGRNPPTVYISAQPPPHGSQGPRNMGGQVSMGPAYIHHHPPKSRASMGGAGTATSPRVVVTQPNTKYTFKITVSPNKPPAVSPGVVSPTFEATNLLSLPSDHHFVEPDPHHLSDPLSVHRERPSEPRRLSMGSDDAAYTQALLVHQKARMDRLWHELELKKKKLEKLKEEVNEMENDLTRRRLERSNSQSQIPSIEEMQQLRCNNRILQIDIDCLTKEIDLLQTKGPHFNPSAIHNFYDNIGFLGPVPPKPKEPEGLGKDRRTFNVTSTLTMEPSSAPPPPAALPLESSSKSVKTVADQEEDEGTQWSCTACTFLNHPALNRCEQCEFPRHF from the exons ATGGCCCAGGGAAGCCACCAGATTGACATTCAGGTTTTGCACGACCTGCGCCAGAAGTTCCCTGAAGTTCCAGAGGGTGTTGTTTCCCAGTGTGTTCTGCAT AATAACAACAATTTGGACGCCTGTTGTGAGTACCTGTCTCAAGTAAGCCCAGGCTACTTGTACAGCAAAGGAGGCAAACTCAACTACACTGACGACCCCAGCTTCATCAGGTTCCGGAATCCCATGACCCAGCTGAACCTGGGCCTGCAGTCTCAGTCTCAGAATGTGCATGCGACCCCGGGAAGGGACGGCCTGAGGATGAACGGCAGCAGGACACTGTCCCACAGTCTTAGCCTGAGTGACGGGCCCCTACAGACAGGACAGCCCCCGAATAGTGACTTCTTCCAGCAGGAGCCCCAGTCAGCCCCGGTGCAGGTGCCCGCCAGCCTCAATGTGTTTGGCGTGATGGAGCCCACGCGCAAGACCCAGCCGCCCCAGCACCTGGGACTCTACCAGCTGGGGGGGAAAGGACAATCCATGGGCCAACATGGCCAGCAGATGCCCCGCTTCAACCCCATCACCGTCACCCTGGCCCCCAACATCCAGACGGGTCGCAACACCCCCACCTCTTTGCACATACACGGCGGGCCCCATACACAGTCCGGCTTGAGCAGTCCACAGGGTAACTCTATCTACATAAGGCCTTACGTGACCCAGCCCAGCGGTACAACCCGGCAAAGCCAGCAGCAGCTTCAGCAGCAGGCAGGAAGGGCCCAGTACAGCCCCACCTCCCAACCCCAGCAGCAGATCTACCAGATCTCCCATCCCACCTCACTACCTGGCTCCTGGACAGGCCCTTCATCCCAGCAGCACCAGCACGGCTCCTCACATACCTCACAGCACCAGTCACAGGGCCACCAGACCTCCCATGTCTACATGCCCATCAGCTCCCCCACCAACCCACAGgccccctcctctatcctccaggCCCCCTCTGGAGGTCAGGGCTCCTCTTCTGGTGCCTCCTCCTCTGGCATGCCCTTAGGCATGTCCTCCTTCAGCCAGTACAACATCCAGAACATCTCCACCGGACCGCGCAAGAACCAGATAGAGATCAAACTTGAATCTCCTCAGAGGAGCAACTCCACCACGACCACGGCCATGCTGCGCACCAGCAGTGGCCCCCGCTCcaactcctccacctcctcctcctgcccctcatcctcctcctctgtcgGGGCAGCACCTGGCCCAACCACCACCCCCCTGTCCATCGGAGGCCCAGGTCTGAGCCGCAGCCAGCCCACTGTTTACATCTCTGCCAGCCCGCCCACTGTTGCTGCTACCACCCCCTCTGAAGAGGCCAACATGTCCTCATCCGGCTCTCGCTCCCAGCCCAAGTTTTACATTACTGCTAATAACGATGACGGTGGGGGCAGAAACCCTCCAACTGTCTACATCTCTGCTCAACCACCTCCGCACGGGTCCCAGGGGCCCCGCAATATGGGGGGCCAGGTGAGCATGGGCCCCGCCTACATCCACCACCACCCACCCAAGTCCCGCGCGTCTATGGGAGGGGCAGGCACAGCCACCTCGCCCCGAGTGGTGGTCACCCAGCCCAACACCAAGTACACTTTCAAAATCACCGTGTCCCCCAACAAGCCCCCAGCAGTGTCCCCCGGCGTCGTGTCCCCCACCTTTGAGGCTACCAACCTCCTCAGCCTCCCCTCGGACCACCATTTTGTGGAGCCTGACCCACATCATCTCTCAGACCCACTGTCTGTACACAGGGAGAGGCCCAGCGAGCCACGCAGACTCAGCATGGGCTCAGATGACGCAGCATACACACAAG CCCTGTTGGTTCACCAGAAGGCCCGCATGGACCGGCTGTGGCATGAGCTGGAGCTGAAGAAGAAGAAGCTAGAGAAGCTAAAAGAGGAAGTCAACGAGATGGAGAACGATCTGACCAGGAGACGGCTAGAACGATCCAACTCCCAGTCCCAAATCCCCTCG ATTGAGGAAATGCAGCAGTTGCGATGCAACAACAGGATACTGCAGATCGACATTGACTGCTTAACTAAAGAAATCGATCTCCTTCAAACAAAAG GACCACACTTTAATCCCAGCGCCATTCATAACTTCTATGACAACATTGGATTCCTAGGTCCTGTCCCACCCAAACCCAAAG AGCCAGAGGGCCTGGGGAAAGACAGGAGAACATTTAATGTCACCTCCACCCTAACCATGGAACCCTCCTctgcccctcctccccctgctgcTCTCCCTCTGG agTCGAGCAGTAAGAGCGTTAAGACTGTAGCAGACCAGGAGGAAGACGAGGGGACGCAGTGGAGCTGCACGGCCTGCACCTTCCTCAACCACCCCGCCCTCAACCGCTGTGAACAGTGCGAGTTCCCACGGCACTTCTGA
- the LOC110529530 gene encoding TGF-beta-activated kinase 1 and MAP3K7-binding protein 2 isoform X1 produces MAQGSHQIDIQVLHDLRQKFPEVPEGVVSQCVLHNNNNLDACCEYLSQVSPGYLYSKGGKLNYTDDPSFIRFRNPMTQLNLGLQSQSQNVHATPGRDGLRMNGSRTLSHSLSLSDGPLQTGQPPNSDFFQQEPQSAPVQVPASLNVFGVMEPTRKTQPPQHLGLYQLGGKGQSMGQHGQQMPRFNPITVTLAPNIQTGRNTPTSLHIHGGPHTQSGLSSPQGNSIYIRPYVTQPSGTTRQSQQQLQQQAGRAQYSPTSQPQQQIYQISHPTSLPGSWTGPSSQQHQHGSSHTSQHQSQGHQTSHVYMPISSPTNPQAPSSILQAPSGGQGSSSGASSSGMPLGMSSFSQYNIQNISTGPRKNQIEIKLESPQRSNSTTTTAMLRTSSGPRSNSSTSSSCPSSSSSVGAAPGPTTTPLSIGGPGLSRSQPTVYISASPPTVAATTPSEEANMSSSGSRSQPKFYITANNDDGGGRNPPTVYISAQPPPHGSQGPRNMGGQVSMGPAYIHHHPPKSRASMGGAGTATSPRVVVTQPNTKYTFKITVSPNKPPAVSPGVVSPTFEATNLLSLPSDHHFVEPDPHHLSDPLSVHRERPSEPRRLSMGSDDAAYTQALLVHQKARMDRLWHELELKKKKLEKLKEEVNEMENDLTRRRLERSNSQSQIPSIEEMQQLRCNNRILQIDIDCLTKEIDLLQTKGPHFNPSAIHNFYDNIGFLGPVPPKPKGTLSVEPEGLGKDRRTFNVTSTLTMEPSSAPPPPAALPLESSSKSVKTVADQEEDEGTQWSCTACTFLNHPALNRCEQCEFPRHF; encoded by the exons ATGGCCCAGGGAAGCCACCAGATTGACATTCAGGTTTTGCACGACCTGCGCCAGAAGTTCCCTGAAGTTCCAGAGGGTGTTGTTTCCCAGTGTGTTCTGCAT AATAACAACAATTTGGACGCCTGTTGTGAGTACCTGTCTCAAGTAAGCCCAGGCTACTTGTACAGCAAAGGAGGCAAACTCAACTACACTGACGACCCCAGCTTCATCAGGTTCCGGAATCCCATGACCCAGCTGAACCTGGGCCTGCAGTCTCAGTCTCAGAATGTGCATGCGACCCCGGGAAGGGACGGCCTGAGGATGAACGGCAGCAGGACACTGTCCCACAGTCTTAGCCTGAGTGACGGGCCCCTACAGACAGGACAGCCCCCGAATAGTGACTTCTTCCAGCAGGAGCCCCAGTCAGCCCCGGTGCAGGTGCCCGCCAGCCTCAATGTGTTTGGCGTGATGGAGCCCACGCGCAAGACCCAGCCGCCCCAGCACCTGGGACTCTACCAGCTGGGGGGGAAAGGACAATCCATGGGCCAACATGGCCAGCAGATGCCCCGCTTCAACCCCATCACCGTCACCCTGGCCCCCAACATCCAGACGGGTCGCAACACCCCCACCTCTTTGCACATACACGGCGGGCCCCATACACAGTCCGGCTTGAGCAGTCCACAGGGTAACTCTATCTACATAAGGCCTTACGTGACCCAGCCCAGCGGTACAACCCGGCAAAGCCAGCAGCAGCTTCAGCAGCAGGCAGGAAGGGCCCAGTACAGCCCCACCTCCCAACCCCAGCAGCAGATCTACCAGATCTCCCATCCCACCTCACTACCTGGCTCCTGGACAGGCCCTTCATCCCAGCAGCACCAGCACGGCTCCTCACATACCTCACAGCACCAGTCACAGGGCCACCAGACCTCCCATGTCTACATGCCCATCAGCTCCCCCACCAACCCACAGgccccctcctctatcctccaggCCCCCTCTGGAGGTCAGGGCTCCTCTTCTGGTGCCTCCTCCTCTGGCATGCCCTTAGGCATGTCCTCCTTCAGCCAGTACAACATCCAGAACATCTCCACCGGACCGCGCAAGAACCAGATAGAGATCAAACTTGAATCTCCTCAGAGGAGCAACTCCACCACGACCACGGCCATGCTGCGCACCAGCAGTGGCCCCCGCTCcaactcctccacctcctcctcctgcccctcatcctcctcctctgtcgGGGCAGCACCTGGCCCAACCACCACCCCCCTGTCCATCGGAGGCCCAGGTCTGAGCCGCAGCCAGCCCACTGTTTACATCTCTGCCAGCCCGCCCACTGTTGCTGCTACCACCCCCTCTGAAGAGGCCAACATGTCCTCATCCGGCTCTCGCTCCCAGCCCAAGTTTTACATTACTGCTAATAACGATGACGGTGGGGGCAGAAACCCTCCAACTGTCTACATCTCTGCTCAACCACCTCCGCACGGGTCCCAGGGGCCCCGCAATATGGGGGGCCAGGTGAGCATGGGCCCCGCCTACATCCACCACCACCCACCCAAGTCCCGCGCGTCTATGGGAGGGGCAGGCACAGCCACCTCGCCCCGAGTGGTGGTCACCCAGCCCAACACCAAGTACACTTTCAAAATCACCGTGTCCCCCAACAAGCCCCCAGCAGTGTCCCCCGGCGTCGTGTCCCCCACCTTTGAGGCTACCAACCTCCTCAGCCTCCCCTCGGACCACCATTTTGTGGAGCCTGACCCACATCATCTCTCAGACCCACTGTCTGTACACAGGGAGAGGCCCAGCGAGCCACGCAGACTCAGCATGGGCTCAGATGACGCAGCATACACACAAG CCCTGTTGGTTCACCAGAAGGCCCGCATGGACCGGCTGTGGCATGAGCTGGAGCTGAAGAAGAAGAAGCTAGAGAAGCTAAAAGAGGAAGTCAACGAGATGGAGAACGATCTGACCAGGAGACGGCTAGAACGATCCAACTCCCAGTCCCAAATCCCCTCG ATTGAGGAAATGCAGCAGTTGCGATGCAACAACAGGATACTGCAGATCGACATTGACTGCTTAACTAAAGAAATCGATCTCCTTCAAACAAAAG GACCACACTTTAATCCCAGCGCCATTCATAACTTCTATGACAACATTGGATTCCTAGGTCCTGTCCCACCCAAACCCAAAGGTACTTTATCTGTTG AGCCAGAGGGCCTGGGGAAAGACAGGAGAACATTTAATGTCACCTCCACCCTAACCATGGAACCCTCCTctgcccctcctccccctgctgcTCTCCCTCTGG agTCGAGCAGTAAGAGCGTTAAGACTGTAGCAGACCAGGAGGAAGACGAGGGGACGCAGTGGAGCTGCACGGCCTGCACCTTCCTCAACCACCCCGCCCTCAACCGCTGTGAACAGTGCGAGTTCCCACGGCACTTCTGA
- the LOC110529530 gene encoding TGF-beta-activated kinase 1 and MAP3K7-binding protein 2 isoform X3, translating to MAQGSHQIDIQVLHDLRQKFPEVPEGVVSQCVLHNNNNLDACCEYLSQVSPGYLYSKGGKLNYTDDPSFIRFRNPMTQLNLGLQSQSQNVHATPGRDGLRMNGSRTLSHSLSLSDGPLQTGQPPNSDFFQQEPQSAPVQVPASLNVFGVMEPTRKTQPPQHLGLYQLGGKGQSMGQHGQQMPRFNPITVTLAPNIQTGRNTPTSLHIHGGPHTQSGLSSPQGNSIYIRPYVTQPSGTTRQSQQQLQQQAGRAQYSPTSQPQQQIYQISHPTSLPGSWTGPSSQQHQHGSSHTSQHQSQGHQTSHVYMPISSPTNPQAPSSILQAPSGGQGSSSGASSSGMPLGMSSFSQYNIQNISTGPRKNQIEIKLESPQRSNSTTTTAMLRTSSGPRSNSSTSSSCPSSSSSVGAAPGPTTTPLSIGGPGLSRSQPTVYISASPPTVAATTPSEEANMSSSGSRSQPKFYITANNDDGGGRNPPTVYISAQPPPHGSQGPRNMGGQVSMGPAYIHHHPPKSRASMGGAGTATSPRVVVTQPNTKYTFKITVSPNKPPAVSPGVVSPTFEATNLLSLPSDHHFVEPDPHHLSDPLSVHRERPSEPRRLSMGSDDAAYTQALLVHQKARMDRLWHELELKKKKLEKLKEEVNEMENDLTRRRLERSNSQSQIPSIEEMQQLRCNNRILQIDIDCLTKEIDLLQTKGPHFNPSAIHNFYDNIGFLGPVPPKPKGTLSVESSSKSVKTVADQEEDEGTQWSCTACTFLNHPALNRCEQCEFPRHF from the exons ATGGCCCAGGGAAGCCACCAGATTGACATTCAGGTTTTGCACGACCTGCGCCAGAAGTTCCCTGAAGTTCCAGAGGGTGTTGTTTCCCAGTGTGTTCTGCAT AATAACAACAATTTGGACGCCTGTTGTGAGTACCTGTCTCAAGTAAGCCCAGGCTACTTGTACAGCAAAGGAGGCAAACTCAACTACACTGACGACCCCAGCTTCATCAGGTTCCGGAATCCCATGACCCAGCTGAACCTGGGCCTGCAGTCTCAGTCTCAGAATGTGCATGCGACCCCGGGAAGGGACGGCCTGAGGATGAACGGCAGCAGGACACTGTCCCACAGTCTTAGCCTGAGTGACGGGCCCCTACAGACAGGACAGCCCCCGAATAGTGACTTCTTCCAGCAGGAGCCCCAGTCAGCCCCGGTGCAGGTGCCCGCCAGCCTCAATGTGTTTGGCGTGATGGAGCCCACGCGCAAGACCCAGCCGCCCCAGCACCTGGGACTCTACCAGCTGGGGGGGAAAGGACAATCCATGGGCCAACATGGCCAGCAGATGCCCCGCTTCAACCCCATCACCGTCACCCTGGCCCCCAACATCCAGACGGGTCGCAACACCCCCACCTCTTTGCACATACACGGCGGGCCCCATACACAGTCCGGCTTGAGCAGTCCACAGGGTAACTCTATCTACATAAGGCCTTACGTGACCCAGCCCAGCGGTACAACCCGGCAAAGCCAGCAGCAGCTTCAGCAGCAGGCAGGAAGGGCCCAGTACAGCCCCACCTCCCAACCCCAGCAGCAGATCTACCAGATCTCCCATCCCACCTCACTACCTGGCTCCTGGACAGGCCCTTCATCCCAGCAGCACCAGCACGGCTCCTCACATACCTCACAGCACCAGTCACAGGGCCACCAGACCTCCCATGTCTACATGCCCATCAGCTCCCCCACCAACCCACAGgccccctcctctatcctccaggCCCCCTCTGGAGGTCAGGGCTCCTCTTCTGGTGCCTCCTCCTCTGGCATGCCCTTAGGCATGTCCTCCTTCAGCCAGTACAACATCCAGAACATCTCCACCGGACCGCGCAAGAACCAGATAGAGATCAAACTTGAATCTCCTCAGAGGAGCAACTCCACCACGACCACGGCCATGCTGCGCACCAGCAGTGGCCCCCGCTCcaactcctccacctcctcctcctgcccctcatcctcctcctctgtcgGGGCAGCACCTGGCCCAACCACCACCCCCCTGTCCATCGGAGGCCCAGGTCTGAGCCGCAGCCAGCCCACTGTTTACATCTCTGCCAGCCCGCCCACTGTTGCTGCTACCACCCCCTCTGAAGAGGCCAACATGTCCTCATCCGGCTCTCGCTCCCAGCCCAAGTTTTACATTACTGCTAATAACGATGACGGTGGGGGCAGAAACCCTCCAACTGTCTACATCTCTGCTCAACCACCTCCGCACGGGTCCCAGGGGCCCCGCAATATGGGGGGCCAGGTGAGCATGGGCCCCGCCTACATCCACCACCACCCACCCAAGTCCCGCGCGTCTATGGGAGGGGCAGGCACAGCCACCTCGCCCCGAGTGGTGGTCACCCAGCCCAACACCAAGTACACTTTCAAAATCACCGTGTCCCCCAACAAGCCCCCAGCAGTGTCCCCCGGCGTCGTGTCCCCCACCTTTGAGGCTACCAACCTCCTCAGCCTCCCCTCGGACCACCATTTTGTGGAGCCTGACCCACATCATCTCTCAGACCCACTGTCTGTACACAGGGAGAGGCCCAGCGAGCCACGCAGACTCAGCATGGGCTCAGATGACGCAGCATACACACAAG CCCTGTTGGTTCACCAGAAGGCCCGCATGGACCGGCTGTGGCATGAGCTGGAGCTGAAGAAGAAGAAGCTAGAGAAGCTAAAAGAGGAAGTCAACGAGATGGAGAACGATCTGACCAGGAGACGGCTAGAACGATCCAACTCCCAGTCCCAAATCCCCTCG ATTGAGGAAATGCAGCAGTTGCGATGCAACAACAGGATACTGCAGATCGACATTGACTGCTTAACTAAAGAAATCGATCTCCTTCAAACAAAAG GACCACACTTTAATCCCAGCGCCATTCATAACTTCTATGACAACATTGGATTCCTAGGTCCTGTCCCACCCAAACCCAAAGGTACTTTATCTGTTG agTCGAGCAGTAAGAGCGTTAAGACTGTAGCAGACCAGGAGGAAGACGAGGGGACGCAGTGGAGCTGCACGGCCTGCACCTTCCTCAACCACCCCGCCCTCAACCGCTGTGAACAGTGCGAGTTCCCACGGCACTTCTGA